The Burkholderia pyrrocinia genome has a segment encoding these proteins:
- a CDS encoding Bcr/CflA family multidrug efflux MFS transporter, producing MPHVVRRRPDARLILLLGALAACGPIATDMYLPSLPSIAAGFSVSPGAAQRTLTSFMAGFSVGMLLYGPLSDTWGRRPVLLGGIALFTLASVGCFVAGSIDMLIVVRFLQALGAGAASVLARAIARDAHEPSDAAKVLSMVAIVTAVGPLLAPLIGGQILRFSGWRGVFVVLAVFGAVCAATAYLRVPETWPKERRKSTAVLASFASYGRILSDPVAWGHMLCGGMAFASMFSYITATPFVYIEYFHVSPQHYGLLFGLNVVGIMIGNFANTRLVGRIGSLRIIAAASLVSCIASLAVALVALTGWGGLWSIVVCLFFVVGVVGILSANCTTDLMHRYPHNAGASAAVFGAMQLALGALASVAIGALADGTPFAMGVTIGVTGVLCFAGRYLVLRWHGRPVKAGA from the coding sequence ATGCCTCACGTCGTCCGGCGCCGGCCCGATGCCCGGCTGATCCTGTTGCTCGGCGCGCTCGCCGCCTGCGGGCCGATCGCCACCGACATGTACCTGCCGAGCCTGCCGTCGATCGCCGCCGGCTTCTCCGTCAGCCCCGGCGCCGCGCAGCGCACGCTGACGAGCTTCATGGCCGGCTTCTCGGTCGGCATGCTGCTGTACGGGCCGCTGTCCGATACGTGGGGCCGCCGCCCCGTGCTGCTCGGCGGCATCGCGCTGTTCACGCTCGCGAGCGTCGGCTGCTTCGTCGCGGGCTCGATCGACATGCTGATCGTCGTGCGCTTCCTGCAGGCGCTCGGCGCCGGCGCCGCGTCGGTGCTGGCCCGTGCGATCGCGCGCGACGCGCACGAGCCGAGCGACGCGGCGAAGGTGCTGTCGATGGTCGCGATCGTCACCGCGGTCGGGCCGCTGCTCGCGCCGCTGATCGGCGGCCAGATCCTGCGCTTCTCGGGCTGGCGCGGCGTGTTCGTCGTGCTGGCCGTGTTCGGCGCGGTGTGCGCGGCGACTGCATACCTGCGCGTGCCCGAAACCTGGCCGAAGGAGCGGCGCAAGAGCACGGCCGTGCTCGCGTCGTTCGCGTCGTACGGGCGCATCCTGTCCGACCCCGTCGCGTGGGGGCACATGCTGTGCGGCGGGATGGCATTCGCGTCGATGTTCTCGTACATCACCGCGACGCCGTTCGTGTACATCGAGTATTTCCACGTGTCGCCGCAGCACTACGGGCTGCTGTTCGGGCTGAACGTCGTCGGGATCATGATCGGCAACTTCGCGAACACGCGGCTCGTCGGCCGCATCGGCTCGCTGCGCATCATCGCGGCCGCGTCGCTCGTGAGCTGCATCGCGTCGCTCGCGGTCGCGCTCGTCGCGCTGACCGGGTGGGGCGGGCTGTGGTCGATCGTCGTGTGCCTGTTCTTCGTCGTCGGCGTGGTCGGGATCCTGTCCGCGAACTGCACGACCGACCTCATGCATCGCTATCCGCACAACGCGGGCGCGTCGGCGGCCGTGTTCGGCGCGATGCAGCTCGCGCTCGGCGCGCTCGCGAGCGTCGCGATCGGCGCACTCGCGGACGGCACGCCGTTCGCGATGGGCGTGACGATCGGCGTCACGGGCGTGCTGTGTTTCGCCGGCCGCTACCTCGTTCTGCGCTGGCACGGGCGGCCCGTGAAAGCGGGCGCCTGA